TAGATTTTAATAATTTTGATGTTATTTTTGTCTACAAGTCTGATTCTTATCATAGTTTTTCTCTTTAAGTAAAGCAAAAGTAATAATATCCAGGTTAAAGTCCGTCTATCTATATCTCCTGGAGTCTCATTACTGAAAAATCTTCTTTTTTTATTCCGTTTTTCCTTTTAAGAATTTTTCTCCGGATTGGGCTTGCCTTCTAAAGGAATTTTACTTTTTAAGCTAGGCTTTCTACAGGCTGCAGGTCTTCAGTTTATAATCCCAGTTTGTGGGCAGGAGTAAATAAATGCAGATTTCTAAAAATAGTTCTCTCGTGCTATTATTTTTAGGTAGTAATATTTTTTATTATAGCAGCAAGTTAAGAGATTGATTATTTTGTGAACTCTCCAAATAACCAGATTTAGATAGCCCAAGTTTGAAGTTAAATAGTTCAAGTTCGAAGTATAAAAAGAAGCCTGAAAAGAATTCTGAACAGGATCTAAACTAAGAATTCTGAAAGGTCTAAAAATATAGTCAGGGTTTAATATTAATCTGAATATCCAGAATAATGCTCCGATTAACAGAATCTATCTGGTTTCAAATATTCCTGTAGCTGGCTATGTATAATATAATACACTTATGTGTAACTTACAGATAGGTATATAATACATTTAGATGGGTGCATAATACGTTAAGGTGGGTATACAATACATTTAGGTGTATAATACGTTTAGATGAGCATATTAATACATTTAGTATGTATATATCACATTTACAGGTGGGCTATAACATACTATAATATATCACGGGTCGGTTGATATCACACTTGTAAGCTTGCCTAAGCTCCTGCTGGTCCGTAAGTAGAGCAGTAGAACTGGTATTTTTTTCAATTGAGATCTCATCACTCAAAGTTTTTATCGAAGAAATACGAGTTCGGTCTTTTTAATTTATTTGATTATTTCTTCCCTGAAGTTGATTCTTCTTTTGCAATTATCTTCTCGCCTGCAAAGGCTTTATATATTAGATATGCCCTTTAAAGGCAAAGTACGTCCAAGATGGAAATTTCAGACATTTAGTGTTTGAAATTATCTAATCAGATCAATGTGATGCTTAATGCTTCTTCCCGAAAGTTTTCGGGAAATAGGATTTTCTGCCGTGCTTTACGGGAGATTTCCTGCATTGAAGATAAATCCAGTGAGAAAAGTCGGATCAACATGAGTGTCAAAGGGCCAATGCTTTGAAACGCCCGCTTTTGGCGTCGAACCGACGTCTAGAATCGCACGAAACTGTTCAAGTTTTCGATGAGTCGCGGTTGCAGTTACTGAATACTGAAGTTTCAAATCAGGGAACTGAATTCAAAATCAGGTTACCGAATACTGAAGTTTCAAATCAGGCTACGAATGTTTCAAATCAAGGCCGGATGCCTGGATTTGGGTCTGCCAGGATCGAAAAATCGGTCCTTTAAGAGTATGCTCCTGCTAGACAAGCTGGGAAGAGGATCGGATATTTGCAGATGCCTGAAGGAATTAGGGTACCGGGAGCTATAAGGCTCTGGTCTGCTCGAGGCATATCTGCCAGGCAGGTCTGAAAGACGTCCCTCCCCCACCTGGTAGCGTTCGGGGAATCCAGTGCATTTTTCTTTTGCCACTCATATTGAGCCGACCGGAGGGGCTGGTATTTCAACTGAAATTTACGGAGTAGAAATATGGCAAGCATACACCGACCAAAACGAGGTTCCCTCGCATTCAGTCCGCGCAAAAGGGCAAAGAGCCACATTCCACGGTTCAGAGCCTGGCCGGAGGCTACAGGTGAACCAAGGCTACAGAGTTTTGCAGGGTACAAGGTGGGCATGACCCACGTGATCATGGTTGATGACACAAAGAACAGCCTTACCCAGGGCATGGAAGTCTCCGTGCCTGTAACTGTCATCGAAACTCCTGCAATAAGGGTCGCAGCCATCCGGGCTTATGCAGAAGACAGCACCGGAGAAAAGGCAGTCGCTGAGGTATGGGCAGCAGACCTCGACCCTGAACTCAAGCGCAGGATCCCTGTACCAGCAGCTGGAAACATGGCTGAAAACCTTGAGAACATCGGAAAAATGATCGAGGAAGGCAAGGTAAGCGATATCAGAGCAATTACTTACACCCTGCCAAAGAACCTTACCGGGGTTCCCAAAAAGACACCTGACGTCATGGAATCCGGAATCAGTGCCAGAGATCTCAACACCAAATTCGAGTACGCAAAGTCAATCCTCGGCACCCTTGTAAGCGTCACTGACGTTTTCAAAACCGGGACACTTGTCGACACAGCTGCTATCACCACTGGTAAAGGTACTCAGGGTCCTGTCAAACGCTGGGGCATTCAGCTTATGAAAAACAAGCACTCCAGACAGGGCAGCCTCAGGCAGGTCGGTACCCTTGGTCCATGGCATCCTGCCCGGGTCTCGTGGAGAGTTCCTCAGATGGGTCAGATGGGGTACCACCAGAGAACCGAATTCAACAAGCGTATTCTCAAGATCGGATCAGATGGGGAAGAAGTTACTCCTGAAGGCGGTTTCATAAATTACGGTCTTGTCCGTGGAGACTATGTGCTCATTAAAGGCAGTGTACCCGGACCATCAAAGAGGCTTATCAGACTCAGAGACCCAATCAGGGCAAAGAAAGCCGACCTTGGCGAACCGAACATACTTCACATAAGCAGGGAATCCAAGCAGGGGTGAACAAAATGGCTACAGCAAAAACAATAGACCTTACAGGAAAGGTTATCAGGGAAATTGAGCTGCCTGATGTGTTTGATGTGGACTACCGCCCTGATCTGATCAAAAAGGCAGTACTTGCGGCACAGGCAAACAGGCTTCAGCCCTACGGTCCCCGTCTCTATGCAGGAATGGACACCTCTGCAAGATCCTGGGGTTCAGGACGTGGAGTTGCCCAGGTACCAAGGCTTGCAAACAGCAGCAGAGCTGCAAGAGTTCCGCAAGCAAGAGGTGGAAGAAGAGCCCACCCACCAAAGCCTGAGGCTGACAGGAGCGAGAAAGTCAATACCAAGGAACGCCGCTATGCAATCCGCTCTGCAATCGCAGCAACTAGAGACCCAACCCTCGTAAGCCTTAGAGGTCACATCTTTGATGCCGAGCTTCCGATCGTTGCGGAAAATGCTCTCGAAGACCTTGATAAGACAAAGCAGGTAATAGAATTCCTGCAGGCTATCGGAGTCTACGACGATGTGCTCAGGGCAAAATACGGAAGGCATATCCGTGCAGGCCGCGGAAAGCTCAGAGGCAGGAAATACAAGCATAAAAAGAGTATACTTATTGTTGCAGGGGAAGATGGCCCTATCCTGAAGGCTGCAAGAAACCTTTCAGGAGTAGACGTTACAACTGTGGACTCACTGAATGCCGAGCTGCTCGCACCTGGCACACATGCAGGGCGCCTTACTATCTGGACAGAATCCGCAATTGAGAAACTGGAGGGTGCATTCCAATGAGTTCAATTAACTATCCTTTTGTTACTGAAAAAGCGATGATGCTGCTTGATGAAAATAAGCTTCAGTTTATCGTGGATCCCAGGTCAAACAAAAAGCAGATCGCAGAAGACGTTGAGAAATTGTACGGGTTCAAAGTAAAATCCGTGCGGACAATGACTACCATGAAGGGTACGAAAAAAGCAGTCCTGACATTCGAAGATCCCGAATCGGCACACGAGATTGCAACCCGGATAGGACTTATGTGAGGTGTGAGGTATGGGTAAAAGATTAATATCACAGAACAGGGGTAGAGGCACTCCAACCTACAGAGCTCCTTCTCACAAGTACAAGGCAGAACTGAAGCATCCTCGTGTTGATGAAAATACATCGATCCAGGGAAAAGTCATTGATATCGAGCATGACCCTGCTCGCTCAGCTCCGATTGCAAAAGTCCTCTTTGAAAACGGAGAAGAGCTTCTCCTGCTGGCCTCCGAAGGGGTAGCATTAGGGGACACAATCAAGTGTGGAGACGATGCCGATGTTAAGCCTGGAAACATAGTTCCTATCGGAAATGTGCCTGAAGGTTTCTTTATCTGCAACATCGAGTCAAAGCCAAATGATGGCGGTAAATTCGTGCGCTCGTCAGGAGTATACGCAACTGTCGTAACTCATGAGCCTAACAGGACTGCAGTGGCAATGCCCTCAGGTACTATTAAGTGGCTTAATCCAAAGTGCAGAGCAGTTGTCGGTATTGTTGCAGGCGGTGGCAGGGTTGACAAACCATGGCTTAAGGCTGGAAAGAAATACTACAAACTGAAAACAAGAGCTGCAAAGTATCCCAGGGTTTCAGGTATTGCCATGAACCCGCGCGACCACCCGTTCGGTGGAGGTGCCTGGAAGCACCCGGGCAAGCCCACAACGGTTAGCAGAAATGCCCCGCCCGGAAGAAAGGTCGGACTGATTGCAGCCAGAAGAACCGGAATGAAGCGCTGATGAGGGGTATTCGTTATGGCTAAAAAATCATCATCAAAATTACCAAAGAGAAAGGGTGAATATACTTACCGCGGGAAAACCATCTCAGAACTTCAGGAAATGAGTCTTGAAGAGTTTGCAGAACTCCTGCCCTCAAGAGAACGCAGGAGCATCAAACGCGGGTTCACGGACGGACAGAAAAAAGTCCTGCATGAGTTCAAGGAAGGAAAGAAGATCAGAACTCATCACAGAGACATGATTATCCTTCCGGAAATGATTGGACAGACTATTGAAATCCACAATGGGAAAACCTTCGTAAGTGTGGATCTACAGCCTGAAATGATCGGGCACCGCTTTGGGGAATTCGCACCCACAAGATCAAGAGTTACACATGGTAGTGCCGGTGTGGGGGCAACCCGTTCAAGCAAGTTCGTGCCGCTGAAATGAGGTGAGAGGGAATGGCAAGAATTGATTATTCAGTTAAGGGAGATCCTGAGACCACCTCTAAGGCTATGGGTTCTGAACTCCATATTTCTCCTAAAAAGTCCCGTGAAATCTGCTGCAAAATTAAGGGCATGAAGGTCACCGAAGCAAGAAAGTTTTTAGAAGATGTAATTGCTTTAAAACAGGCTGTACCCTTCAAGAGGCACCATGACGGAGCAGGACACAGAAAAGGTAAGATGGCTGCAGGCAGGTACCCTGTAAATGCTTCCAAAGAGATCCTTAAGGTCCTAAAGAATGCAGAAAGCAATGCCGAATATAAGGGTCTTGAGCCCGCAAATATGTTCATTTCTCACGCAGCAATCCAACGCGGAAGGACAATTCACGGGTTCCTGCCAAGGGCTAGAGGAAGGGCCACTCCTAAAGACACAAACACTGTAAATATCGAGATGATTCTTTCCGAGGTGCGCTAAATGGCAATAGAGAGAAAATTCGTCAATGATGGGTATGTTAAAGCCTCCATGGACGAGTACTTCGCAGAGCAGCTGAACAGAGCTGGATACGGCGGTATGGAGCTTAACAGGACCCCAATGGGCACCCAGATTATTATTTACTCCGAAAAGCCTGGAATGGTAATCGGGAAAGCCGGGAAGGTCATCAGAAAGCTTACCAGGGATGTAGCAGCCAAGTATAACCTTGAAAATCCGCAGATTGACGCTCAGGAAGTCAAGAAACCTGAACTTAACGCTCAGATGATGGCATCCAGGCTTGCAGCTTCAATTGAGAGAGGCTGGTACTTCAGAAAAGCCGGGCACAACACCCTCAGGGCGGTCATGAATGCAGGTGCACTCGGTTGTGAGGTTGTTATCTCTGGAAAACTTACAGGTGCCAGGTCAAGAGTCGAGAAATTCGTTGATGGGTACATAAAACACTCTGGAAATCCCGTAGAACAGGTTGTTGACGAAGGGTTTGCAGTAGCGATCAAAAAGCTCGGAACCCTTGGCTGCAAAGTCAGGATCATTCAGCCGGGCGTTGTTCTGCCTGACTCCTACAAAGTTAGGGAAATAGGTGAACTTGTTGAGCCGGTTGAAAAGCCTGCCGAGAAGCCGGCAGAGGAACCTGCTGAAGCTCCTAAGAAGGAAGGCGCGGCAAAACCTCGTCCTGCAGCTGCACCTGCAAAACCTGTAGAGGCAGCCGAAGTCGCAGAGCCTGAAGAAGCCGAGGAAGAACCTCAGGCTGAGACCGCCGAAGAGGAAGAAGCTGAAGTCATTCAGGTCGAAGGTTCCGAAGAACTCAGAAGACAGGTCAATGGAGTCTGGCAGCACAAGCACGAAGGCTATGACTACTGGCACCCCATGGCACGGGTTCACAAGGAGGCTAAGGAATAATGGCAATTCTCAGAACCAGTGAAATCCGGACTATGACTACTGAGGAACGGGCTGATGAACTTGAGACTCTGAAAAATGAACTGGTCAGGGAACGCGCCCTTACCTCCGCAGGCGGAGCTCCTGAAAACCCGGGACGGATCGGAGAAATCAGGAGAACAATTGCCCGGATAAAGACAATTCAGCACGAACTAAATGAAATCTAAAGTGGAAATTTTACCTTCGACCCTTATCTACCATGAACTGATAGGGCTCGAAATTCTGGTGATTCGTTCCACTAATCCAGCATTGACAGGAATCCGCGGCAGGGTAATTGACGAGACAAAAAATATGTTAATCGTAGAAAACTCGAAGTCGCGGGAACTGAAGATTCCAAAGGCGGATTCGGAATTTCTCTTCCGGATCCCTGCCAAGCTCTCAGAAAAAGGCCGCAGATCCGATACATTCGTTAAAATTCAGGGAAACCTGCTGCTCTCACAACCCGAAAATCGGATCAAGAACATTAAAAAGTTACGCAAATGGGGCTAAACTCATGGCAAGAGATATTGGATTAAACATACCGGCGCCATCGGAAGAATGTGATGATTCATACTGTCCCTTCCACGGCACGCTCCCAGTAAGGGGTCAAATACTTGTGGGAACCGTGGTCAGCAACAAGATGGACAATACGGTAGTTATTGAAAGGCAACACATGAAAATGGTGCCAAAATACCAGAGATACGAGAAGAGACGCTCGAAGGTTCACGCACACAACCCGCCTTGCATTTCAGCAAAAGTCGGGGATATCGTCACGGTTGCGGAATGCAGGCGTATAAGCAAAACCAAGTCCTTTGTGGTAGTTAAAGCGGAGGTGCCCAAATGAAAGGCATACGTTCTAACATCCCAAGGGCTCTTAATGCAGGCGCCAATGTTCCCTGTGTAGACAACACTGGAGCCAAGGTAGTTGAGATCATCTCTGTCAAGAAGTACAGAGGGGTCAAGAACAGAATGCCCTGCGCAGGAATTGGAGATATGTGTGTCGTCTCGGTGAAGAAAGGCACCCCCGAAATGAGGAAGCAGATTGTCCTCGCAGTAGTGGTTCGCCAGAAGCAGGAATTCCGCCGTCCGGATGGGCTGCGTGTATCCTTTGAGGACAATGCCATGGTAATCACAGACGAAGAAGGGGTTCCTAAAGGCACGGACATAAAAGGTCCTGTAGCAAGAGAAGTAGCTGAAAGATACCCAAAGATCGGGACCACGGCATCTATTATTATCTGAGGTGGCGAGCATGGTATCCAAACAGCCAAGGAAGCAGAGAAAAGCAAGATATAACGCACCTCTGCACATTAAGCAGAAACTCATGGGTGCAAGGCTCAGTGAATCGCTCTCCAAGGAATACGGCACAAGAAGCGCCGCAGTCATCGCGGGAGATACCGTGAAGGTCATGCGCGGAGACTTTAAGGGTACTGAAGGAAAGGTTCAGACCGTTTCTCTTCAGGACGGCACTATTACTGTGGATGGGGTTATCTCTACCAAGGTGGATGGCACCGAAGTCCCAAGACCTATCTACCCCTCCAATGTTATGATCATAAAACTGGAACTGAAGGACGGGCGCAGAGCATCAAGCATTAAGAAGTGAGGCAGGTGATTTTGTGACACACCAGAAAAGACTATCAATTCCAAAAAGCTGGAAGGCCGGGAAAAAAGGTTATAAGTGGGTCTCCACCACCCGCCCGGGGCCTCACAGCAAGGTACGCAGTCTTCCGCTAGGAATCATTATTCGCGATATTCTCAAGCTCGTAGATAACAGTAGAGAAGGTAAGAGAATTCTTTCGGAAGGTAATGTTCTTGTGGACGGCATTCCCAGGAAAGACCTAAGGTTCCCTGTAGGGCTTTTTGATGTAATTACACTCCCGCTCATAAACGAAGCATACAGAATGCTCCAGGATGAAAAGGGGCGTCTTACCCTTCATAAACTGAGCGAGACAAACGTTAACAAGCTGTGCAAGATTAACAACAAGACTACCCTCAAAGGAGGAAAGGTGCAGCTTAACCTGAATGACGGGACCAATATTCTTGGCTCTAACGAATACAGCACAAAGGACTCTCTGATTCTTTCCGTGCCTGACAAGCAGGTAGTAAAGCACCTTAAGTTCAAGGTCGGCAACCTGGCAATGGTGGTAGGCGGACAGCACTCCGGGGAGATCGGAACAATTAAGGAAATCAAGGAAGTTAAGAGTTCTAGGCACAATACAGTCACGATTTCCGGGGAAACCGATTTCGAGACGATTGAAGATTACGTGTTTGTAATTGGCGAAGACAAACCTGAGATCAGGCTCGGTGGTGAGGCAATTGAGTAATTCTATGCGCGCTCCGGCTGTTGAGAAGGTAATTGTCCACATGGGTGTTGGAGAAAGTGGCCAGCATCTTGTAAATGCCGAGGAGATCCTCAGGACAATCACAGGACAGGAAGTTGTCAGGTGCTTTGCCAAAAGGACTCTTCCGGCTTTCTCGATTAAAAAGAACGAACCCATAGGCTGCAAGGTGACCCTGAGAGGCCAGAAAGCCCAGCAGTTCCTTGAGACAGCTCTAGGCATCGTTGGCAAAACCCTTGTCAGGTCCCAGTTTGATTCCCTTGGAAACGTCTCTTTCGGAATTGAAGAACACACGGATTTTCCGGGCATGAAATATGACCCGAATATCGGGGTTTTCGGAATGGATGTAACAGTTGTGATCAAACGCCCTGGAGAAAGAATCTGCAAGAGACGGATCGCAAAAAGGAAGATCCCGACTAACCACAGGGTTACAGTTGAGGATGCAGTTGCTTTCCTTAGCGAGAACTATGGCGTGGAGGTCATGTAAATGGCAGAGACTATAGACAAGTCCGGAAGAGGAGTAAATGTGTGCAAGCGCTGCGGAAGAAAGCAGGGTCTTGTCCGCAAATACGATATCTACCTCTGCAGGCACTGTTTCAGGGAGATTGCCCACGAGATGGGTTTTGAGAAGTATTCGTAAGGTGATAAAATGGTATTACTTGATCCTCTTGCAAATGCCCTTTCTACAATTAAAAACGCCGAAGATGTCGGGAAGAGCGCCTGTGTCATCAGGCCTGCCTCCAAAAACATCGGCAATGTGCTGAAGGTTATGCAAGATCTCGGATACATTGGAGAATTCGAGTTTATCGATGACGGAAAAGCCGGAATCTACAATGTTACCCTTGTGGGAAGAATCAACAAATGCGGTGCAATCAAGCCGCGGTATTCCGTGGGAACTGGCAGCTTTGAACGCTGGGAAAAGCAGTTCCTGCCGGCAAAGAACTTTGGCGCCCTTATAGTTACCACTTCAAGCGGGGTTATGTCCCAGTACGAAGCCCGTGAGAAGAAGATTGGTGGGCAGCTTCTTGCTTATGTGTACTGAGCTGGAGGAAACAGGAAATGGTTAAGGAAATTGCAAGAACAATAGAGATTCCTGAAGGAATTTCCGTCTCTTTCTCTCAGGATGTGTTTACAGTGAGGGGCCCCCTGGGAACTGTCGAAAGAAAGCTCTGGTACCCAGGGATCAAGATCGACGTCAGAGAAGGCGAAGTAGTGGTGGATGCAGTATCCTCCAGGAAAGAACAGAAAGCCATGGTAGGCACCTTTACTTCCCACATCAAAAACCTGATCAAAGGCGTAAATGAAGGATTTGAGTGCAAAATGTCTATTGTGTACTCTCACTTCCCTATGCAGGTAAAAGTTGATGGTAAGTCCTTCATAATCGGAAACTTCCTTGGAGAAAAGAAGCCGAGAGTTGCAAAAATCCTTGGCGAGACAAAGGTTAAGGTAACCGGAAATGAGGTAACTATCACCGGGATCAACAAGGAAGACGTCGGGCAGACTGCCGCAAACATCGAACAGAAGACCAAGATCAGGAGATTCGACCCGAGGATTTTCCAGGATGGAATCTATATCGTGCAGAAAGCCTGAGGTGGGTTATGATGGCAGAAGAATTCAAATCAGAAGGTACTCTTGATATGGACTCTGAGTCCAGGCGTTTATTCAATGTGAGAAAGGTTCTGAAGGGAAAGAAACCCCAGTTTAAGAGAGCGGCCTATCATAAATTCAAAAGACTTGACAGCAACTGGAGGCATCCGAGAGGTATTCAAGGCAAACAGCGCAGAAAATATATCTCTAAAGGTGCGCTCGCCCAGGTAGGATATGGAAGCCCGGTTGCAGTAAAAGGTCTGCACCCGTCCGGTTATTCGGATGTGCTTATTTCCAGTGCTGATGAACTTGAGCTTATTGATCCTTCTTATGAGGCTATCAGGATAGCTTCTACGGTAGGCGCAAGAAAAAAAGCTATTATTATCACAAAAGCCGAAGAACTCGGAATCAAGATATTGAACCCTGGAAGGAGTGAATAAAAATGTCAGATTTGGCCAATCAGAGAAGGTTAGCCTCCAAAATCCTCGAATGCGGTCTTGACAGAGTATGGCTTAATCCCGATGCCTCCAAAGAGATCGCGTCGGCAATTACCAGGGAAGATATCCGCGGGCTCATCGAGAAAGGCACTATTAAGGCAAAACCGGTAAAAGGAGTCAGCAGAGGCCGAGCCAGAGCTCTTGCCGCCAAGCGTAAGTATGGACACCGCAAGGGTCATGGTTCAAGAAAAGGTACGAAAGGAGCCCGTACCCCAAAGAAGGAATTGTGGATCAAAAAGATCCGGGCTCTTAGAAGAAGGCTCAAGGAATTGCGTGCAGATGGCACACTTGATAAGTCCACGTACTGCAGACTTTACAGGAAAGCAAAAGGCGGCGAATATAGAAGCGTTGCCCACCTGAATTCCCACCTTGGGTCCGAAAAAACGTTAAAGAAATAAACTGGAGGAGCTAAATATGGCAACAGGACCAAGATATAAGGTTCCTTTTAGAAGAAGAAGAGAAGGTCGCACTAATTATCACCTGCGGCTCAAGTTACTGCTCTCAAAGCAGGACCGTGTGGTTGTCAGGAAGAGTGCAAGAAACATTCAGATCCAGTTAATAGCTCCAACCCCCGACGGGGATATAACTTATTCCTCAGCCGTTTCGAGTGAGCTTGCCAGGTACGGTTACGCAGGAGCTACCGGAAATACCACGGCTGCATATCTTACAGGGCTCCTTTTCGGACTGAAGAGTTTGAAAAAGGGATATGAGGGAGGCATTCTGGATATAGGACTTCAGGCTTCCTCTGCAGGCTCCAGGGTCTATGCTGCGCTTAAAGGCATAATAGACTCGGGTTTTGAGGTTCCCTGCAGCCCTGAGGTTTTCCCTTCGGATGAGAGAATTCGGGGAGAGCACATTGCTGAATACAGAGAAGAGAGCTCAGACCTGCCAGAGCAGTTTGAAGCAACCAAAGAGAAAATCTTTGCTGAATTTAGTTAAGGTGATTAAATGGCATTCGATGAAGATTGGGTTCCGAAAACCAGGCTTGGAAGATTAGTCACAGAAGGACAGGTTGCTTCTATGGAAGAAGCAATTAAATCAGGCCTGCCTATCAGGGAACCCCAGATAATTGATATGCTGCTTCCTGACCTGGAAGATGAGGTGCTCGATATTAACATGGTCCAGAGGATGACTGACTCAGGACGCCGTGTGAAATTCAGAGCAACCGTAATTGTAGGGAACAGA
This region of Methanosarcina flavescens genomic DNA includes:
- a CDS encoding 30S ribosomal protein S19 produces the protein MAKKSSSKLPKRKGEYTYRGKTISELQEMSLEEFAELLPSRERRSIKRGFTDGQKKVLHEFKEGKKIRTHHRDMIILPEMIGQTIEIHNGKTFVSVDLQPEMIGHRFGEFAPTRSRVTHGSAGVGATRSSKFVPLK
- a CDS encoding 50S ribosomal protein L22; translated protein: MARIDYSVKGDPETTSKAMGSELHISPKKSREICCKIKGMKVTEARKFLEDVIALKQAVPFKRHHDGAGHRKGKMAAGRYPVNASKEILKVLKNAESNAEYKGLEPANMFISHAAIQRGRTIHGFLPRARGRATPKDTNTVNIEMILSEVR
- a CDS encoding 30S ribosomal protein S4e; the encoded protein is MTHQKRLSIPKSWKAGKKGYKWVSTTRPGPHSKVRSLPLGIIIRDILKLVDNSREGKRILSEGNVLVDGIPRKDLRFPVGLFDVITLPLINEAYRMLQDEKGRLTLHKLSETNVNKLCKINNKTTLKGGKVQLNLNDGTNILGSNEYSTKDSLILSVPDKQVVKHLKFKVGNLAMVVGGQHSGEIGTIKEIKEVKSSRHNTVTISGETDFETIEDYVFVIGEDKPEIRLGGEAIE
- the rpl14p gene encoding 50S ribosomal protein L14 produces the protein MKGIRSNIPRALNAGANVPCVDNTGAKVVEIISVKKYRGVKNRMPCAGIGDMCVVSVKKGTPEMRKQIVLAVVVRQKQEFRRPDGLRVSFEDNAMVITDEEGVPKGTDIKGPVAREVAERYPKIGTTASIII
- a CDS encoding 30S ribosomal protein S17; protein product: MARDIGLNIPAPSEECDDSYCPFHGTLPVRGQILVGTVVSNKMDNTVVIERQHMKMVPKYQRYEKRRSKVHAHNPPCISAKVGDIVTVAECRRISKTKSFVVVKAEVPK
- the rpl4p gene encoding 50S ribosomal protein L4, translating into MATAKTIDLTGKVIREIELPDVFDVDYRPDLIKKAVLAAQANRLQPYGPRLYAGMDTSARSWGSGRGVAQVPRLANSSRAARVPQARGGRRAHPPKPEADRSEKVNTKERRYAIRSAIAATRDPTLVSLRGHIFDAELPIVAENALEDLDKTKQVIEFLQAIGVYDDVLRAKYGRHIRAGRGKLRGRKYKHKKSILIVAGEDGPILKAARNLSGVDVTTVDSLNAELLAPGTHAGRLTIWTESAIEKLEGAFQ
- the rpmC gene encoding 50S ribosomal protein L29; amino-acid sequence: MAILRTSEIRTMTTEERADELETLKNELVRERALTSAGGAPENPGRIGEIRRTIARIKTIQHELNEI
- the rpl6p gene encoding 50S ribosomal protein L6; this encodes MVKEIARTIEIPEGISVSFSQDVFTVRGPLGTVERKLWYPGIKIDVREGEVVVDAVSSRKEQKAMVGTFTSHIKNLIKGVNEGFECKMSIVYSHFPMQVKVDGKSFIIGNFLGEKKPRVAKILGETKVKVTGNEVTITGINKEDVGQTAANIEQKTKIRRFDPRIFQDGIYIVQKA
- a CDS encoding 50S ribosomal protein L23, with the translated sequence MSSINYPFVTEKAMMLLDENKLQFIVDPRSNKKQIAEDVEKLYGFKVKSVRTMTTMKGTKKAVLTFEDPESAHEIATRIGLM
- a CDS encoding 30S ribosomal protein S14, producing MAETIDKSGRGVNVCKRCGRKQGLVRKYDIYLCRHCFREIAHEMGFEKYS
- a CDS encoding 50S ribosomal protein L32e; protein product: MAEEFKSEGTLDMDSESRRLFNVRKVLKGKKPQFKRAAYHKFKRLDSNWRHPRGIQGKQRRKYISKGALAQVGYGSPVAVKGLHPSGYSDVLISSADELELIDPSYEAIRIASTVGARKKAIIITKAEELGIKILNPGRSE
- a CDS encoding 50S ribosomal protein L2, coding for MGKRLISQNRGRGTPTYRAPSHKYKAELKHPRVDENTSIQGKVIDIEHDPARSAPIAKVLFENGEELLLLASEGVALGDTIKCGDDADVKPGNIVPIGNVPEGFFICNIESKPNDGGKFVRSSGVYATVVTHEPNRTAVAMPSGTIKWLNPKCRAVVGIVAGGGRVDKPWLKAGKKYYKLKTRAAKYPRVSGIAMNPRDHPFGGGAWKHPGKPTTVSRNAPPGRKVGLIAARRTGMKR
- the rplX gene encoding 50S ribosomal protein L24 produces the protein MVSKQPRKQRKARYNAPLHIKQKLMGARLSESLSKEYGTRSAAVIAGDTVKVMRGDFKGTEGKVQTVSLQDGTITVDGVISTKVDGTEVPRPIYPSNVMIIKLELKDGRRASSIKK
- the rpl3p gene encoding 50S ribosomal protein L3; amino-acid sequence: MASIHRPKRGSLAFSPRKRAKSHIPRFRAWPEATGEPRLQSFAGYKVGMTHVIMVDDTKNSLTQGMEVSVPVTVIETPAIRVAAIRAYAEDSTGEKAVAEVWAADLDPELKRRIPVPAAGNMAENLENIGKMIEEGKVSDIRAITYTLPKNLTGVPKKTPDVMESGISARDLNTKFEYAKSILGTLVSVTDVFKTGTLVDTAAITTGKGTQGPVKRWGIQLMKNKHSRQGSLRQVGTLGPWHPARVSWRVPQMGQMGYHQRTEFNKRILKIGSDGEEVTPEGGFINYGLVRGDYVLIKGSVPGPSKRLIRLRDPIRAKKADLGEPNILHISRESKQG
- a CDS encoding 30S ribosomal protein S8, translating into MVLLDPLANALSTIKNAEDVGKSACVIRPASKNIGNVLKVMQDLGYIGEFEFIDDGKAGIYNVTLVGRINKCGAIKPRYSVGTGSFERWEKQFLPAKNFGALIVTTSSGVMSQYEAREKKIGGQLLAYVY
- a CDS encoding 50S ribosomal protein L5 — encoded protein: MRAPAVEKVIVHMGVGESGQHLVNAEEILRTITGQEVVRCFAKRTLPAFSIKKNEPIGCKVTLRGQKAQQFLETALGIVGKTLVRSQFDSLGNVSFGIEEHTDFPGMKYDPNIGVFGMDVTVVIKRPGERICKRRIAKRKIPTNHRVTVEDAVAFLSENYGVEVM
- a CDS encoding 30S ribosomal protein S3, translated to MAIERKFVNDGYVKASMDEYFAEQLNRAGYGGMELNRTPMGTQIIIYSEKPGMVIGKAGKVIRKLTRDVAAKYNLENPQIDAQEVKKPELNAQMMASRLAASIERGWYFRKAGHNTLRAVMNAGALGCEVVISGKLTGARSRVEKFVDGYIKHSGNPVEQVVDEGFAVAIKKLGTLGCKVRIIQPGVVLPDSYKVREIGELVEPVEKPAEKPAEEPAEAPKKEGAAKPRPAAAPAKPVEAAEVAEPEEAEEEPQAETAEEEEAEVIQVEGSEELRRQVNGVWQHKHEGYDYWHPMARVHKEAKE
- the rnp1 gene encoding ribonuclease P protein component 1, producing MKSKVEILPSTLIYHELIGLEILVIRSTNPALTGIRGRVIDETKNMLIVENSKSRELKIPKADSEFLFRIPAKLSEKGRRSDTFVKIQGNLLLSQPENRIKNIKKLRKWG